CCGACGTGAGGgttgataagacgagtaaccaccccaaataaggagaaactgacacgtaTCTGAGGAACGGGAGAAAATACCAATATAAAAGGGGGAGGGATATCATTGTGAGGGGAGGATGCCCACAAGGAAAAATCCTTGCAGACACTGTTACCCACGGGGGAGGATGAGACGCTACTCGGACTAAGTCTGAGGAGACGGACCTTTCAAACCCCATCCATGTAAAGTTTGGCCCTTCAGGCCAAATTCACCTTCGCATGGGTTTCCATGAAAATCCGGATCAAACCCCTGCCCAGCGCCCAATGGCAGGCCTTTCCAAATCctctctctacaaatcatattgttcgggccctttacacaCGAGCCCAACACCATCCTTGGATcgtaaaaatcgtgtccttacacatacatacatatatatatatatatatatatatataatattcattGTAATTTAAATCAAGTGCTTATAAGAGGCATCTTTTGGCACACATTTTAATACAACTTACTTCCTTATAAACTAGTAATtgaatcctataaaaaaaaataaaaaaactagtaaTTGAATATATTACATCACTTTTACACGGATTTACTAATTAAAGTATACGTGAGCCAAAAGATGCTGCCCTAGACTTTTTGGTCATCACACAATCACTATTCCAACTTTGGCGTTCGCAATGTCTCTGTACCACAAcagttcaaaaaatttaaaaaccatttttacaaaattattgaGATCTTATTTTTAGGATTTAATGAATAGGTTACTAATTTGTAGTatctaatttaaattataaaatgaatcAATTTTAAATGGAGAATTTTTTTCCCCGGGTGACCACAACGAGATACAATGGCGAAGATGGGTTGAAAACAAAGCAAGTAAAGAAGACAAAAGGCGTGACATTGGAAGCTGAGCATGGTAAGCCCCAGAATTGGTTACAATGGGCCTATAGCTTTTCtcaaatttccaaaagaaaaaacataaaaagtgtCTACCTACACATATtagatcaaattaaactataatgGGTCTCGAGGCACAATGGTACTATCTAGCATTGAGAATAACTTAAATTTGAATCCCTTCTTCTacttggtaaaaaaaatttcaaattaaactgcaaaggagaaaaagaagaagaggattgTTAGCTACATTACAGAGCCAAGATTTCAATGTGAAAGCAAATTCTCCTTGTTTATGATAACAATCACATTGTCATCTTCATCTCCTACTCGATTTTGCTCCATTCGGCTTGATTTTTTGCTCTCAACCCCATTCTTGGAGGGTGATTTTGATACTCGAAATGCACTCTTTAAACCCTTCATCAATCTCTGTCGAATATTCTTTGTTATTCTTGGAGTCTCATTAGTACACGACCCCTCCAACCCTAAGGACGAAGACCCTCCTTCTAATTTTTCTCCTCTTGCATAAAACCGGAAGCTCCCCGAAGAAGCCGATCCTATGTCACCTCTTTCTATCTTATTCTCTAAACTACAGTTATGGAAACTTGCAGACCGAGCTGACGCCATTATGCTTCTCTGCTGTTTCTCAGACTCATCCAACAGCTTCTTCATGACATTTAGTTCATTCTCTAGGCTTTGGATGCGCGAGCTCGTGGCATCCATTGCGGCTTTGAGATGAGCTGATTGGTGTAGAGCTGCCTCACGTTGAAGTATAGCGCCTAGGGTTACAGGGTCATTGCTTTGTTGCCTGCGAGGTTGGCTACTTTCTGCAGGGACAGTGAAAACGGAGCGGCGAGTGTTGAGCTGCTCCACCAACATGGCTCGAACTATGAATCTTAATGGCATTGTAGGATTTTGTACTGCCTCTATGAGGAGTTGAGGTGAAAGGCTGTTACAATCAATAGAACTACATATATGGGTTTTCTGCTCCTCCGTTATCTTGCCACTGTATGCCTGGTGTATAATTAAGaaagaattcaaaattataCAACTAcataacaaagaaaagaaggttacaaattaatatataaagtcCGTTTAGTTAGGTGTTTtgggagatttaaaaaatatttttaaaacttaaaactctattttgcaACTATAACTTCTCttagtttttgttaaaaacttttattttaattcaaaatacaatttttcaaCAACTTATTCCCATAATATAGTATAAAatgaattgaagaaaaaaaaattgtacaatatAGTCATTGAGTTGTTTCGCATTGAAGAATATGGAATATAcaccctaattttttttgtttggctacCATTTCAAATAAAGATGATCATTTCAAGGAGTTTGAaggcatataattttttattttttatttttatcacttaTAAATCCTAGAAAGtgataattttccttttga
This genomic stretch from Quercus lobata isolate SW786 chromosome 3, ValleyOak3.0 Primary Assembly, whole genome shotgun sequence harbors:
- the LOC115979830 gene encoding BTB/POZ domain-containing protein At3g49900, with amino-acid sequence MAMKAWRNLGVVDTIYEEKEYDFSSASPSLSPTISSPPTPLHTRVAAWSLARRQKTDILICVHGRYFHLHKDALTSRSSYLKREFQITEISELSLSPPLNITAETFSLVADFCYGTHIVITPFNVAALRTAAELLEMTELNGEGEENLLQITENYFRRIITVNREYASIVFRSCLSLLPEAETTAYLVSRCVEALSSVDDGDGKVACFDDVIAMAPEDFQIVAESMHRRLTSHDVLYRTVDLYFKAYSGKITEEQKTHICSSIDCNSLSPQLLIEAVQNPTMPLRFIVRAMLVEQLNTRRSVFTVPAESSQPRRQQSNDPVTLGAILQREAALHQSAHLKAAMDATSSRIQSLENELNVMKKLLDESEKQQRSIMASARSASFHNCSLENKIERGDIGSASSGSFRFYARGEKLEGGSSSLGLEGSCTNETPRITKNIRQRLMKGLKSAFRVSKSPSKNGVESKKSSRMEQNRVGDEDDNVIVIINKENLLSH